One Calditrichia bacterium DNA window includes the following coding sequences:
- a CDS encoding aminotransferase class I/II-fold pyridoxal phosphate-dependent enzyme, with protein MKPVSEHNCHIDPTDIEICLGHDEPLYEQNGTMMPPVYQTSLFAKKTFAELVNAFPAEHQNYIYSRGQNPTVDALEKKLAALEHGEACKCSASGMAAVSSLFYGLLKRGDHILFVNNIYGPTLQLANHLRRFGIEHNVCLSRDTESIERDIRPETRLIYFESPATMTFRMLDIRQLVELAKSRNILTAIDNTWATPLFMKPLAMGVDISLHSLTKYVGGHSDVVAGALITNAELHREIFANGYMLNGGAMAPWNGWLLIRGLRTLPNRMLQHHRDGLQIARFLSDHPAVARVNHPAFVTEDCDLLPQLSGFSSLFSIELKTEKFADICSFIDNLRLFRTGVSWGGVESLVISPSNGSNADVLRQKGISPGLVRFSVGLEGVEALIADLDQALSKISV; from the coding sequence ATGAAACCTGTCTCCGAACACAATTGCCACATCGATCCAACGGATATCGAAATTTGCCTCGGCCACGATGAGCCGCTGTACGAACAAAACGGCACGATGATGCCGCCGGTGTATCAAACCTCGCTGTTTGCCAAAAAAACATTTGCGGAACTGGTGAACGCATTTCCCGCCGAGCATCAAAACTACATTTATTCGCGCGGTCAAAATCCGACCGTTGATGCGCTGGAGAAAAAATTGGCTGCGCTCGAACACGGCGAAGCCTGCAAATGTTCGGCTTCCGGCATGGCGGCGGTCAGTTCGCTGTTTTACGGATTGTTGAAACGCGGCGATCACATCCTTTTTGTGAACAATATTTACGGCCCGACGCTGCAATTGGCCAATCATCTGCGGCGATTCGGTATCGAGCACAATGTTTGTTTAAGTCGCGATACTGAGTCAATTGAACGCGACATTCGTCCTGAAACACGACTGATATATTTCGAAAGCCCTGCGACGATGACTTTCCGGATGCTCGATATCCGCCAGTTGGTTGAATTGGCAAAATCGCGCAATATTCTCACCGCAATCGACAACACCTGGGCGACGCCGCTGTTCATGAAACCGCTGGCGATGGGCGTGGACATATCACTGCATTCGCTCACCAAATACGTTGGCGGGCACAGCGATGTGGTCGCCGGTGCGCTGATCACCAACGCTGAATTGCACCGGGAAATTTTCGCAAACGGTTACATGCTCAACGGCGGCGCAATGGCGCCGTGGAACGGCTGGCTGCTGATTCGCGGATTGCGAACGCTGCCCAATCGCATGCTCCAACATCACCGCGACGGACTGCAAATTGCCAGATTTCTGAGCGATCATCCGGCGGTGGCGCGGGTGAACCATCCGGCGTTTGTAACGGAAGATTGCGACTTGCTGCCCCAGCTTTCCGGTTTCTCCAGCCTGTTCAGCATCGAGTTGAAAACGGAAAAATTTGCGGATATTTGCAGCTTCATCGACAATCTGCGGCTGTTCCGTACCGGCGTCAGTTGGGGCGGCGTGGAAAGTCTGGTAATCTCGCCATCCAATGGCAGCAACGCGGATGTGCTTCGCCAAAAAGGGATTTCGCCAGGTTTGGTGCGCTTTTCCGTCGGGCTGGAAGGTGTGGAAGCGCTCATCGCCGATCTCGATCAGGCGTTGTCAAAAATTTCTGTTTGA
- the nhaC gene encoding Na+/H+ antiporter NhaC produces the protein MSRKLSVVESILPLITMLVLLFAGGYFAEIGTELLVLVMLSAATVASVSAIRVGRNFDDIQQSTGEKLGAVLPMLLILLTIGMLIGTWMISGTIPLMVYYGIQLVSPQYLVLTAFLATAMMSLFTGTSWGSAGTIGVALMSMAAAMGAPLAPTAGAVISGAYFGDKMSPLSDTTNISAIGAGADLYDHVRHMLYTAVPSFIVAVIVYSIFGSYSPAADGALSGNAARLLREIESTFQLSWLVLLPPVIVVIGIIKKYPAVLVMAASCVVAMVLGIALQGFAFGDVLNAAVNGFSSKLLISVGGDPSAISENFGKLLNRGGLFSMVNNLLLIIAAFLLAGAMDVSGALDKIIHSLLSYAKSTFGLIAATMASGGVMIAITSHGGVTALIVGGLFQKAYAERGFAPENLSRSLEDSVTITEPLMPWTVSAIFMAGTVGVPTLEYLPWATFCYTGTLFSLLLAAGYDFTKFGLKMQLQPASTL, from the coding sequence ATGAGCCGTAAACTGTCCGTAGTTGAATCGATTCTCCCGTTGATCACCATGTTAGTGTTGCTGTTCGCCGGTGGCTATTTTGCCGAAATCGGCACGGAACTGCTGGTGCTGGTGATGCTCAGTGCGGCAACTGTGGCGAGCGTTTCTGCGATTCGCGTCGGGCGCAATTTTGATGATATCCAACAATCCACCGGGGAAAAACTTGGTGCAGTGCTGCCGATGCTGCTCATTTTGCTCACCATCGGGATGCTCATCGGCACGTGGATGATCTCCGGAACCATTCCGCTGATGGTCTATTACGGCATCCAACTGGTCAGTCCGCAATATCTGGTGCTCACCGCGTTTTTGGCGACGGCGATGATGTCGCTGTTTACCGGCACATCGTGGGGATCAGCGGGAACGATCGGCGTGGCGCTGATGAGCATGGCCGCCGCGATGGGCGCGCCGCTGGCGCCGACTGCCGGCGCGGTGATTTCCGGGGCGTATTTTGGCGATAAAATGTCGCCGCTTTCGGACACCACCAACATCAGCGCGATTGGCGCGGGCGCGGATTTGTATGATCACGTGCGTCACATGCTTTACACAGCGGTGCCGTCGTTTATCGTTGCGGTGATCGTTTACAGCATTTTCGGGAGCTACTCACCGGCAGCCGATGGCGCGCTTTCCGGAAATGCGGCGCGGCTGTTGCGCGAAATCGAATCGACATTTCAACTGAGTTGGCTGGTGCTGCTGCCGCCGGTAATTGTGGTGATCGGCATCATCAAAAAATACCCGGCGGTGCTGGTGATGGCTGCATCCTGTGTGGTTGCAATGGTGCTGGGTATTGCGCTGCAAGGCTTCGCATTTGGCGATGTGCTCAACGCGGCGGTTAACGGATTCAGCAGCAAACTGCTCATTTCCGTCGGTGGCGATCCCTCAGCAATCAGCGAAAATTTTGGAAAATTGCTCAATCGCGGTGGTCTGTTTTCGATGGTGAATAATTTGCTGCTGATTATCGCGGCGTTTCTGCTGGCCGGTGCGATGGACGTTTCCGGTGCGCTCGACAAAATCATCCACAGTTTGTTAAGCTACGCAAAATCGACCTTTGGGTTGATTGCGGCAACCATGGCTTCCGGCGGCGTGATGATCGCCATCACCAGTCACGGCGGCGTTACCGCGCTGATCGTCGGCGGATTATTTCAGAAAGCGTATGCCGAACGCGGCTTCGCACCGGAAAATCTGTCGCGTTCGCTGGAAGATTCCGTGACCATCACCGAACCGTTGATGCCGTGGACGGTTTCCGCCATTTTTATGGCAGGAACGGTTGGCGTTCCCACGCTGGAATATCTGCCGTGGGCGACCTTTTGTTACACCGGAACGTTATTTTCACTGCTGCTGGCAGCAGGATATGATTTCACAAAATTCGGTTTAAAAATGCAGCTTCAGCCTGCTTCGACACTTTAA
- a CDS encoding T9SS type A sorting domain-containing protein, with product MMQMLRQFFFTISGAILLMGIGYAQTETVVLQPIKDNTLYEDAGGAISNGSGEYFFAGKTNAGLIRRGLLAFDVAGTVPSGAVIDNVSLALSMSQTSSGDMSVSLHRVSQDWGEGTSDAGGNEGAGTTSTTNDATWIHTFFNTAQWNASGGDFSNEVSATQTVGASGSYAWESSQMVADVQDWLNNPGNNFGWVLIGNEGSNGTAKRFDSRENGAEANRPKLTITYTVATGIGDDENVAIAFDLAQNYPNPFNPSTQIRFTLNRAAQTRLTIFNALGQEVAMPVNEMRSAGTHEITFDATELVSGIYFYQLSAGQQTETRKMMLMK from the coding sequence ATGATGCAGATGTTGAGACAATTCTTTTTTACAATTTCAGGTGCCATTTTGCTGATGGGCATAGGCTATGCGCAAACGGAAACCGTCGTTTTGCAGCCGATTAAAGACAATACGCTTTATGAAGATGCGGGCGGAGCGATCAGCAACGGCAGCGGGGAGTATTTTTTTGCCGGGAAAACCAATGCCGGGTTGATCCGCCGGGGATTGCTTGCGTTTGATGTTGCCGGAACGGTGCCATCCGGTGCGGTAATTGATAACGTTTCGCTGGCGTTGAGCATGTCGCAAACCTCTTCGGGTGATATGAGTGTTTCGCTGCATCGTGTATCGCAGGATTGGGGCGAAGGTACATCCGATGCCGGTGGAAACGAAGGTGCCGGCACGACATCCACAACCAACGATGCAACCTGGATTCACACGTTTTTCAACACCGCGCAATGGAATGCCAGCGGCGGCGATTTTTCAAATGAGGTGAGTGCCACACAAACAGTCGGAGCATCGGGATCATACGCATGGGAATCCTCTCAAATGGTCGCAGATGTTCAGGATTGGCTGAATAACCCGGGTAATAATTTTGGCTGGGTGCTTATTGGCAACGAAGGGAGCAACGGCACCGCAAAACGGTTCGATTCCCGGGAAAATGGGGCAGAAGCCAATCGTCCAAAATTGACGATTACCTACACCGTTGCAACCGGTATCGGCGATGACGAAAATGTGGCGATTGCATTTGATTTGGCACAAAATTACCCAAATCCGTTTAACCCGTCCACCCAAATTCGCTTTACGCTGAATCGCGCAGCCCAAACCCGATTGACGATTTTTAATGCGCTCGGGCAGGAAGTTGCCATGCCGGTAAATGAAATGCGTTCTGCCGGAACCCACGAAATTACATTTGATGCAACAGAGTTGGTTTCCGGTATCTATTTTTATCAGTTGAGCGCCGGTCAGCAAACGGAAACCCGCAAAATGATGTTGATGAAATAA
- a CDS encoding SpoVR family protein, protein MSSGSITLDDIKRIQPGIEKISADYGLDFFPVVFELVDYDTISQLAAYGGFPVRYPHWRFGMEYDQLSKGYRYGLQKIYEMVINTDPCYAYLMKSNPMVDQKLVMAHVYAHCDFFKNNYYFAHTNRKMIDEMANHAIRIRRYIDAYGLENVENFIDICLSLENLIDHHSPYIKRAIDTRNGDGNGQPQAAVRKLKSKHYMDRYINPPEFLEAQKKKIEDSEPHVRQFPQHPERDVLYFLMENAPIDNWQRDILGIIREEAYYFAPQGMTKIMNEGWATYWHSTMMTRNIADANEIIDYAEHHSGTIANHPGRLNPYRIGVLLFQDIEKRWNTGRFGEEYDNCDNYKVKRNWDKKLGLGRKKIFEVRKLYNDVTFIDRFLTEEFCREHRLFSFAYNKSNKRYEIESREFGMIKQRLLQNLTCMGQPIIRVVDANHDNRGELLMEHQFEGTELDKNYCVDTLKNLHSIWNRPVHIRTFLEEKQVLLGFNGQEFKQKWTSEN, encoded by the coding sequence ATGAGCTCTGGCAGCATAACACTCGACGACATCAAGCGAATTCAACCGGGAATTGAAAAAATATCCGCCGATTACGGGCTGGACTTTTTTCCGGTGGTTTTTGAGCTGGTGGATTACGACACGATCAGTCAGCTGGCGGCTTATGGCGGATTTCCCGTTCGCTACCCGCATTGGCGGTTTGGGATGGAATACGACCAACTGTCCAAAGGCTACCGCTACGGATTGCAAAAAATTTACGAAATGGTGATCAACACCGATCCGTGTTACGCATATCTGATGAAATCCAACCCGATGGTCGATCAAAAATTGGTAATGGCGCATGTGTACGCACACTGCGATTTTTTCAAAAATAATTACTATTTTGCACACACCAATCGCAAAATGATCGACGAAATGGCCAATCACGCCATCCGTATCCGTCGCTATATTGATGCTTACGGGCTGGAAAACGTGGAAAACTTCATCGACATTTGTTTATCGCTGGAAAATCTGATCGACCACCATTCACCGTATATCAAACGGGCAATCGACACCAGAAATGGCGATGGCAACGGTCAGCCGCAAGCTGCCGTCCGCAAGCTGAAAAGCAAACATTATATGGATAGATACATTAATCCGCCCGAATTTCTGGAAGCGCAAAAGAAAAAAATTGAAGACAGCGAACCGCATGTGCGCCAGTTTCCGCAACATCCGGAACGCGATGTGCTCTATTTTTTAATGGAAAATGCGCCGATCGACAACTGGCAACGTGATATTTTGGGCATCATCCGCGAGGAAGCTTACTATTTTGCACCGCAGGGGATGACCAAAATTATGAACGAAGGCTGGGCAACATACTGGCATTCAACAATGATGACCCGCAACATCGCCGATGCCAATGAAATCATCGATTACGCGGAACACCATTCCGGCACCATCGCCAATCATCCGGGGCGGCTCAACCCCTATCGCATTGGCGTGCTGCTGTTTCAGGATATCGAAAAACGCTGGAACACCGGGCGCTTTGGTGAGGAATACGACAATTGCGATAACTACAAAGTAAAACGTAACTGGGATAAAAAACTGGGTCTTGGACGCAAAAAAATCTTCGAAGTCCGAAAATTATACAATGATGTAACGTTCATCGACCGGTTTTTGACCGAGGAATTTTGCCGGGAACATCGGCTGTTCTCATTTGCGTATAACAAAAGCAACAAACGATACGAGATCGAATCGCGCGAATTTGGGATGATCAAACAACGGTTGTTGCAAAACCTGACCTGCATGGGTCAACCGATCATCCGGGTTGTGGATGCCAATCACGATAATCGCGGGGAATTATTGATGGAACATCAATTTGAAGGCACCGAGCTCGATAAAAATTATTGCGTGGATACCTTAAAAAACCTACATTCAATATGGAACCGCCCGGTGCACATCCGCACTTTTCTGGAAGAAAAACAGGTGTTGCTGGGATTCAACGGTCAGGAATTTAAGCAAAAATGGACGTCCGAGAATTAA
- a CDS encoding DUF444 family protein: MLLHMDNDYNRFRQIIKGKIKDNLRKYISNGEMIGRHGKDLVSIPLPQIDIPRFQFGDNGRGGTSQGQGEPGDPLSSSDDEDGDGAGQAGNQPGKHLREVELTLEELAEILGEELELPNIEPKGKKEIISVKDRYTGINRVGPESLRHFRRTFREALKRQISLGQFSPEKPQIVPIRDDFRYRSWKTIKMPQSNAVIIYMMDVSGSMWDEQKHIVRLETFWLDTWLQHQYKGLETRYIVHDAQAAEVDRDTFFNIRENGGTVISSAYQLCHQLIEEHYPPEEWNIYAFHFSDGDNWSREDNKVCAELLNAHLLPKLNLFGYGQVESTYGSGEFIDFLQENISDQENLVLSYIPDKDSIYDSIKDFLGKGK, translated from the coding sequence ATGCTATTGCATATGGACAACGATTACAATCGTTTTCGCCAAATCATCAAAGGCAAAATAAAAGACAACCTTCGCAAATACATTTCCAACGGCGAAATGATCGGGCGGCACGGGAAAGATCTGGTTAGCATTCCGCTGCCGCAAATCGATATTCCGCGCTTCCAGTTTGGCGATAACGGCCGCGGCGGCACCAGCCAGGGGCAGGGCGAACCGGGTGACCCGCTCAGCAGCAGCGACGACGAAGACGGCGATGGCGCCGGACAAGCCGGGAACCAGCCGGGAAAACACCTTCGCGAAGTGGAATTGACGCTGGAAGAACTCGCCGAAATTCTCGGTGAAGAGCTGGAATTGCCCAATATCGAGCCGAAAGGCAAAAAAGAAATTATTTCGGTGAAAGACCGTTACACCGGCATCAATCGCGTTGGACCGGAATCGCTGCGGCATTTCCGGCGCACCTTCCGCGAAGCGTTGAAACGCCAGATTTCGCTCGGTCAATTCAGCCCGGAAAAACCGCAAATTGTGCCCATCCGCGACGACTTCCGCTATCGCTCGTGGAAAACCATCAAAATGCCGCAGAGCAACGCGGTTATTATTTACATGATGGACGTTTCCGGATCGATGTGGGATGAGCAAAAACACATCGTCCGGCTGGAAACATTTTGGCTGGATACCTGGCTGCAACATCAATACAAAGGACTGGAAACCCGTTACATCGTTCACGATGCGCAAGCCGCAGAGGTGGATCGCGATACATTTTTCAATATTCGCGAAAACGGTGGTACGGTCATTTCTTCTGCATATCAACTGTGCCACCAGTTAATTGAGGAACATTATCCGCCCGAAGAATGGAATATTTATGCCTTCCATTTTTCCGATGGTGATAACTGGTCCCGCGAAGACAATAAAGTATGTGCCGAACTGCTCAACGCTCACCTCCTCCCGAAACTCAATCTTTTCGGATACGGACAGGTGGAAAGCACTTACGGTAGCGGCGAATTTATTGATTTTTTGCAGGAAAACATTTCGGATCAGGAAAATCTGGTGTTGTCGTACATACCGGATAAAGATTCCATTTACGATTCGATCAAAGATTTTTTGGGGAAAGGCAAATGA
- a CDS encoding serine protein kinase, with amino-acid sequence MAATNPILEKFQKKYFDKEFRALTWTGTFEEYLEIVKKNPRILRTSYQRLYDMILSFGTEDYEDSRKKMIHYNFFDDPVDNGKDAVYGLDAYLMKLMNALKSAAYRYGTEKRVLLLHGPVGSSKSTIVRLMKKGLEHYSRTEDGAIYSYEWIDIPKHFEEAGTSPKETVPCPMHQDPLFLVPDRLREEFMTEVLGDKAKEIYMEGSLNPTCRQIYREMLKVYDGDWTKVLQHVRVKRILLSEKDRIGIGTFQPKDEKNQDSTELTGDINYRKIAEYGSDSDPRAFNFDGEFNIANRGLVEFIEMLKLDVAFLYDLLSASQEHKIKPKKFPQTDIDEVIIGHTNEPEYRKLQNNEFMEALRDRTVKIDIPYITKWTEEIKIYKKDYNNQKIRGKFIAPHTIEMAAMWAVLTRLEEPKKANLTLPQKLRLYDGKLIPGYTEDNVRELRKEARREGLEGISPRYVQDKISNAIVKYPEEPTMNPFMVLNELEAGLDHHSLITNEELKKRYRELIKVVKSEYTEIVKNEVQRAISADEDGIKRLFANYIDNVKAYVQREKVKNKFTGDDEDANEKLMRSIEEKIDIPESRKDDFRREIMNYIGALSLDNKKFEWRSNDRLAKALELKLFEDQKDSIKLSSLVSNVMDKETQEKIDIVKSRLIKGFGYDEHSATDVLNYVASIFARGDIQS; translated from the coding sequence ATGGCAGCCACAAATCCCATTTTGGAGAAATTCCAGAAAAAGTATTTTGACAAGGAATTTCGTGCGCTAACCTGGACAGGCACGTTTGAGGAATACCTCGAAATCGTGAAAAAGAATCCGCGGATTTTGCGGACATCCTACCAGCGTTTATACGATATGATCCTATCTTTCGGAACCGAAGATTACGAAGACTCACGCAAGAAAATGATTCATTACAATTTTTTCGATGATCCGGTTGATAACGGCAAAGATGCCGTTTACGGACTGGACGCCTATTTAATGAAGCTGATGAACGCCCTCAAATCTGCGGCGTATCGATATGGCACAGAAAAACGGGTGCTGTTGCTGCACGGTCCGGTCGGCAGTTCCAAAAGCACCATCGTCCGGTTGATGAAAAAAGGGCTGGAACACTATTCCCGCACGGAAGACGGCGCTATCTATTCGTATGAATGGATTGATATTCCCAAACATTTTGAGGAAGCTGGTACTTCCCCAAAAGAAACGGTTCCCTGCCCGATGCATCAGGATCCGCTATTTTTGGTACCGGATCGCCTGCGCGAAGAATTTATGACGGAAGTTTTGGGCGACAAAGCCAAAGAGATTTACATGGAAGGTTCGCTTAACCCAACTTGCCGCCAGATTTATCGCGAAATGCTAAAAGTGTACGATGGCGACTGGACAAAAGTGCTCCAACACGTTCGCGTAAAACGAATTTTGTTATCGGAAAAAGACCGCATCGGCATCGGCACGTTCCAGCCGAAGGACGAAAAAAACCAGGATTCCACCGAGCTTACAGGTGATATCAACTATCGTAAGATTGCCGAATACGGCTCCGATTCCGATCCGCGTGCATTCAATTTTGACGGCGAGTTTAATATCGCCAATCGCGGTTTGGTGGAATTTATCGAGATGCTAAAGCTGGATGTGGCATTTTTGTACGACCTGCTGAGCGCCAGTCAGGAGCACAAAATCAAGCCGAAAAAATTTCCGCAAACGGATATCGACGAAGTGATTATCGGGCACACCAACGAGCCGGAATATCGCAAATTGCAGAACAATGAATTTATGGAAGCACTGCGCGACCGGACGGTGAAAATTGATATTCCGTACATCACCAAATGGACGGAAGAGATCAAAATTTACAAAAAGGATTACAACAACCAGAAAATCCGCGGAAAATTTATTGCGCCGCACACCATCGAAATGGCAGCGATGTGGGCAGTGCTCACCCGTTTGGAAGAGCCCAAAAAAGCCAACCTCACGCTGCCGCAAAAACTGCGGTTGTACGATGGCAAGCTGATTCCCGGTTACACCGAAGATAACGTTCGCGAACTCCGCAAAGAGGCGCGCCGCGAAGGTCTGGAAGGTATTTCGCCGCGCTATGTGCAGGACAAAATTTCCAATGCGATTGTGAAATATCCGGAGGAACCGACGATGAACCCGTTTATGGTGCTCAACGAGTTGGAAGCCGGATTGGATCATCACAGCCTTATCACCAACGAGGAGCTGAAAAAACGCTATCGCGAATTGATCAAAGTTGTAAAAAGCGAATACACCGAAATCGTGAAAAATGAAGTTCAGCGGGCGATCAGCGCGGATGAAGATGGCATTAAGCGATTGTTCGCCAACTACATCGACAACGTGAAGGCATACGTCCAGCGCGAAAAAGTGAAAAACAAATTCACCGGCGACGACGAAGATGCCAACGAAAAACTGATGCGTTCTATCGAGGAAAAAATCGATATCCCCGAAAGCCGCAAAGACGATTTCCGCCGGGAAATTATGAATTACATCGGTGCGCTGTCGCTGGATAACAAAAAATTCGAATGGCGCAGCAACGACCGTCTCGCAAAGGCGCTGGAGCTGAAGTTGTTTGAAGATCAGAAAGACAGTATCAAGCTTTCCTCGCTGGTTTCTAATGTAATGGACAAAGAAACACAGGAAAAAATTGATATCGTTAAGTCTCGTTTAATCAAGGGCTTCGGCTACGACGAACACAGCGCGACAGACGTGTTGAACTACGTTGCCAGCATCTTTGCTCGTGGCGATATTCAATCGTAA
- a CDS encoding citrate (Si)-synthase, which yields MSALQQLLAQKIPQWRDEQKRMLAQFGQQNVSDVSLAQLMRGMRGVSAVICDTSYVDPQKGLLIRDLPLTKLMDRSAEELFFLMCAGQLPDAAQLSDLQQDILRRTEVPAYVWRVLDSLPENLHPMTMLSIATLSMRNESAFDRATAGNTAKSDLWQPMLEDALNLIARLPLIAGKIYQKYLKKQPPMPASKQSDFSDRFADALGFSADDQPFRAFLRRFIIVHCDHEGANASVLTSRVVHSTQSDLYYSLSGAMNCLAGPLHGLANQTSVRFVMEIQREFGGIPTEKALSDWIWQRLNNGLVIPGFGHAVLRDVDPRYQALLDFGEQVCPDDALFRITAMLGEVVPPLLQKQGKAASPYPNIDGISGTLLYHFGMTELEFYTVMFSVAQSIGISAQLILMRALHTPIFRPKSVTTALLQQQFATNSQKR from the coding sequence ATGTCTGCACTGCAACAACTGTTAGCCCAAAAAATTCCCCAATGGCGGGATGAACAAAAAAGAATGCTGGCGCAGTTCGGGCAGCAAAATGTGAGTGATGTTTCGCTGGCGCAACTGATGCGCGGCATGCGCGGCGTGAGTGCGGTTATTTGCGACACATCGTATGTTGATCCGCAAAAGGGATTGCTGATTCGCGATTTGCCGCTCACAAAACTGATGGATCGCAGTGCAGAAGAATTGTTTTTTCTGATGTGTGCGGGGCAACTGCCGGATGCCGCCCAATTATCGGATTTGCAACAGGATATCCTCCGCAGAACCGAGGTTCCGGCGTATGTTTGGCGTGTGCTGGATTCGCTGCCGGAAAACTTGCATCCCATGACAATGCTGAGCATCGCCACGCTGAGCATGCGAAATGAATCCGCGTTCGATCGCGCGACAGCCGGAAATACCGCCAAATCCGATCTCTGGCAGCCAATGCTGGAAGATGCGCTAAACCTCATCGCCCGGCTGCCGCTTATCGCCGGAAAAATTTACCAAAAATATTTGAAAAAACAGCCGCCAATGCCGGCCAGTAAACAATCGGACTTCAGCGATCGATTCGCAGACGCGTTAGGTTTTTCGGCGGATGATCAGCCGTTTCGGGCGTTTTTGCGCCGCTTTATTATCGTGCATTGCGATCACGAAGGCGCCAACGCCAGCGTGCTCACCAGCCGTGTGGTGCATTCGACGCAATCGGATTTATATTACAGTTTATCGGGCGCAATGAATTGTCTGGCGGGTCCGCTGCACGGATTGGCAAACCAGACCAGCGTTCGATTTGTGATGGAAATCCAACGCGAGTTTGGCGGTATTCCCACCGAAAAAGCGCTATCCGACTGGATTTGGCAGCGACTAAACAACGGTTTGGTCATCCCCGGTTTTGGGCACGCGGTCTTGCGCGATGTCGATCCGCGATATCAGGCGCTGCTCGATTTCGGTGAACAGGTTTGCCCGGATGACGCATTGTTCCGCATCACCGCGATGTTGGGCGAAGTGGTGCCGCCGTTGCTGCAAAAACAGGGCAAAGCCGCCAGCCCGTATCCTAATATCGACGGCATTTCCGGCACATTATTGTATCATTTCGGGATGACGGAATTGGAATTTTACACAGTGATGTTTTCTGTGGCGCAATCCATTGGCATTTCCGCCCAATTAATCTTGATGCGGGCGCTTCACACACCTATTTTTCGCCCCAAATCTGTCACCACCGCATTGCTGCAACAGCAGTTTGCCACAAATTCACAGAAACGTTGA